GAACTGGAGTCACATTGGCAATCTTCAGTTCATGGATAACTTGTTTAATAAAACGAATTCGTTTCCCCAAACTATCCAACAGGACAAATTCTTTGTCTGGATTCATGATGGCAAGTGGAATCCCCGGTAAACCAGGGCCAGTGCCGACATCAATGAATCGATTTCCCTCGAGAAAAGGACTCACTACGATACTATCAAGGATATGTTTCACCAACATATCCATGGGATCTCGTACTGAGGTCAAATTGTACGCTTTATTCCATTTATTGAGGAGCTCAACATAACCAACCAATTGCTCTCGTTGTTGCTCAGAAACCTCTAATGAAGTCTGAGCAATCAAGCTATCTAGTTTGACTCGCAACTGGGTCATTACGCAGCTTCCCCTTTCTTAAGCATACCGTTCTTTTTCAAGTGCACCAGCAAG
This genomic window from Vibrio tritonius contains:
- the rsmG gene encoding 16S rRNA (guanine(527)-N(7))-methyltransferase RsmG, whose translation is MTQLRVKLDSLIAQTSLEVSEQQREQLVGYVELLNKWNKAYNLTSVRDPMDMLVKHILDSIVVSPFLEGNRFIDVGTGPGLPGIPLAIMNPDKEFVLLDSLGKRIRFIKQVIHELKIANVTPVQSRVEEYEAGNGFDAVLSRAFASMVDMVSWCRHLPKQENGLFLALKGHVAQDEIDQLPDWCSVNCVKSLEVPELEGERHLVILSRKG